The window ATGTGGCCATATAGTTCAATCTATTAAATATTCCAGTTTTGTTTGTGCCATATGCTTAAAAGTTGTAAATATTAAGGTTGGCAGACTCATTTGAAAGGTTCATGTCCAGTCAGTGTGTTTCCTTTGCCATCTTTGCATTTGCTTAATGTAAAACTGCTGAGACATCATTTTATATGGAAGCAGTGGGCGGCTTGAATTTGGAGGCATGATgtgatatatttattttccatTTGATAAGTGCAATAATTTAGTAAACCATGAGGATAATTTCCAGGGTAAGTATGTCAAGAAACATGGAGAAAtgaggaggaagaaaaagaagtgcTTGGTGCTTCGGATCTTGCACATGTGAAATTTCTAATTGAAAAGTAGGAAAGTTTGTCTTTGAGAGGGGGAAAGAAAACCAAGAGTGTAAGTTATGGATCTTAGTTCTGATTTGAGCATTACCAATTAAACCCCCAAAAATTGATGTGAACAGAATTCATTCTTCTCTGGAGCCAACATAGGAGAAGGTGAACCACAGATCTTCAGCCCTTGTACACGTAGAACACCAAGTAAATATCTTTGCTCTTTTCAAATTTCTGTGAGTTAAGATGCAAGATAGAGCTGTattcaaattaataaagaaactttCAGGGGAGTCTTAACCTGCCAAATACTAATGAAAACATTTTCCTGTTCTTATCCTGTAAAATTCTTGTTGATGTGGTTTTTGGAAAAGCATCACATGACTGTACTGATAATTAGACGTCCTGAATGTAGAATGTACTATCATCTATTTTGTTGACAGATCTATTTTCTGTCTAgcctttattatatataaaattttttgattatgTTCCTAATCGTTGCATCAATGGTTCTTTTCCAGGTATGATTATTCTGGCTATGGACAATCAACTGGAAAGGTTGGTCACTTGGCTACTGTTTTCTTAGTTGCTAATGAGCCCTTATTCATATTAACTATGGCAATGTAATTATCATTATGGACCATTTAAATAATTGCACACTATCTCTTGGCTGCAATCAAGCAAGGAAATTaatctttcttctcctttagGTCAACactttccttctctttctctctaatCAAAAAGAATGATCAGTAAATGTGCAGTAATTGAGTTCTCAGAATGCTCTGAGTGTAAGCCTGTAGGACAGCTTTTCATGATGATATCTCAATTCATTGGTTGATCCAAAGTTTACTTCTTTGGAAAGCCAAATCAAATGTCTACAGGATTTTATTTTGTCCTATAATTTCAATGTTTTTTATACTAATTTGTTGCAAATTGTATGGGACTCTCAATACTTTGCTGTTTTAATTGTGTTTCAACATCAATGGATTTTGTATGCGGCAATGTCATTTCTAATTCATGTATTTAATGAATAAACGTTTTACTGTTTGCTAAAAACCTGTATTCTAATAGtcactttcttttatttggaACAGCCAACAGAATGTAATACATATGCAGACATAGATGCAGCGTATAAATGCCTTAAAGAACAGTATGGAGTTAGAGATGaacaattaatattatatggtCAGTCTGTTGGTAGTGGACCTACTGTTGATCTTGCTTCACGTTTGCCAAACTTGAGAGGTGTGGTTCTACATAGCCCAATCTTGTCTGGGATGAGAGTATTATACCCTGTCAAAAGAACATACTGGTTTGACATTTACAAGGTAAGCTGGTGTTATTcactttttctattttcttgtttattcTTGTGCACAGTAGCTAATTACTGGGtttctttttccctcttcTAATTTTCAGAATATTGACAAAATTGGAGTGGTGAACTGTCAGGTTTTGGTAATTCATGTAAGTATTTTTCCCATTGTTTCAATATTTAGCCTCCACCTCATTTTTTGTCTCCATTCTCTCTCTGTCTGTCAAGTTTCCCGTGATTTGACACGTTAACAATACAATTGTATCTTCGTTCCGGTAAGTGTTTTGGCATCACCAGGCAACCACGTGGCATTCCAAACCGTGAACAAATCTCTATCATGCAAAGCTTTTAACATGAAGAATCTTTGAAAGAAAATCTTTAAACATTGTTTAGAAGAAAGCTCAACCCTCATGAAGTATTCTCCAGGGCCTGAAATTCTGGATAACAGTACTGGATCTAAATGAATCTTTGAACCTCCGTATTCATTTTGGCAAATCAGTCTGGCTTTTAATGATTGTTCTGGTTATGATCAAAGAAGTAAATTGAGTTCTCATATGAAATTAAACAAAGCCAACAGCACCATTGTGGACTAATGCATTTCAGTTCATTGTTTTTGCCCAATGCTGTTTATTGTGATCTTGCTAACTTAATTAATCTTTCTACTTTGTATTTTGCCATAAATTTTGTAGGTTTCAAGAATTCAAGAGTTTATTAAGAAATAGAGtagtacatgtatatatatatttttggcTTGAAAGAAATAGATATTAGTAGATTTTGAGTTTTGGGTTGGGGTTGGGGTTGAGTGCAGAATAAgtgcattttatttttgttattcatttttttctgttttgttttggGGTGACTGGTGATTGTGGTAACCTTTGAGAAGTGAGGGCATCTGCTGACATTTTGTGCCATCTAAATAGTGAGATTAAGTGGAgttcttgtattttttttcctctttttatttttttataattattatttattctaaaatttagtCATGAagctcattttcttcttctgacAGGGAACAGCAGATGAAGTTGTCGATTGTTCCCATGGTAAACAGCTTTGGGAGCTTTGCAAGCACAAGTATGATCCTTTATGGGTAAGTGGAGGAGGACATTGCAATCTTGAGCTCTATCCAGAATTCATTAGACATCTGAAGAAATTTGTACTGTCCCTAAACAAATCAAAAGCAGCCACAAATGGTTCTGAAAAGACAATGGTAAACTCTGACAATCAGAGCAAACCATCTGAGATTGGAACCTCAGATACTTTCGAATTGGGTTCTGATCTTCCAGAAGTTTCTAGAAACAGTTTAGATAGTCGACTTGAGAAGTCTAAGAAGTCGAATAAGCCTGAGAAGTCTCGAATGAGCACTGACCGTGTTGATAGGTTTAGGAGAAAGAAGGGCTTAGTTTGGTGATTACTTACACGAAGAGCATTTTAAATAAGTTATGGGCATCTATCCACTTGAGGAGgtaatttactttttacttCTGCTTTGTTAATGTTGTATCACAGTCCAGCATAAGTTATGGGATTGAGTGTGATTTTTCTCAtaaatgttataatttttCTGTATGTATCTTCAGAAAACAATTATTACATTAAATTCTTCTGTAAACTATAGCCTCAATtctaaatgaaaaatattgtAGTAGCTTCTGCCATAATGTGCTTGGATCTGTCTAATTGATTCTTAAAGTTTTTCTTGTTGCACATTGTAGCATGTTCGAGGTAGTTGGTGTTTGTATCTGTGGATAAGTCGAgcaaaacattttgtttaaaCTTGACAGTAAGTGACTGAACTTTTTCTTGTACTTAATTAATGTTGTTAGGCTCCTTCTTTTGCTTCTCTTTTCTCCTCCTAAAGCCCGCGGGTCTTGGCCCATGTTTTAAGCTGTCTGGATAACCTTGCCTCTCTTATCTGATTCTCACGTCCACCAATCCATCCAACCATTCTTCTCCTCTCTATCTGTACTCTACAAACGTATCTGCACatatacacatttcataagtGATATAAACATACATAGAGCTTAACCTTAGAAAGGTAACACAGCATCCATATTCTTGATTTTCAGTTCTTTTTCCAATCGCAAGTGCATCAGTAGACGTAACAAGAGGTCTTCCCTTTTCCAACATTTGACCACTGCTGGATACAGAAACTACCATTTATGGGAAGTCGAGGCCCAACCAACGAACCACAAGTCTTGGTCAACAATGGTTTCAACCAAGTCCTGCTCAGAAAAATTGCTCACTGTTGGTGAAGCTTGGGATTATAGCTTAAATATGCTTACTCTATTTTCCCGTCAAGCCCTAGGCGTGCTTTAGATTTTTAAGGATTCTGCTTATGCCCCTTACGTCTTTCAGATTAATCACATTATTCAATTAGGAACATTTTAGGCTTTGATGATGGTTCTTCCTAAAACAATTTCGACCTTTAGGCTTCAACTTCTATGGATTGCTCTCTCTAGTCGAAGTAATTCAATATGCTCCTGGAGTCCCTCACTGGGAAAATGCTTGACATTACTTAAATCCCCTATAAAGTCAATACCGTGGATGTTATGGATAAGGTATAAGTACCAAAATCCTAGAAGATTGGTCTATTTTGTTTACCCTTGTAATTTTATGTTCAAACAAACTAACCAGTGGTTTCGATATTGAtatattcaattataaaatcaGTTGATGTTTTCAAGGTGCTtgtttctttgtctttttaGGAAACTCGATCTCAGTTTAAACCTTTTGAGTCTTGGGTTTTAAGAGCTAGAATATAAAGACTATCCACAATACTATCcatctatctatctatctatctatctattATATTTCCAATAAAGTAGTGCTAGGCTACCCAAATATCCATAGACCGGAGCTTAACTCTGGAGTAGAAGCttccattttaaattttcacctCTACCTTCGTCAAAGACCACTTTATTATGAAGTTTAAAACCAATTCATCTCCAGCTTCTCATTTTATATCCGACTACTTCCAAATCCCTCCCTAATCTTCTCCAGCCTCTCCCTCCCTCTGAAAATGCATCCCCCTTCGTTGCAACTCATGTTTTGGTTCTGCATTATCATAAACGTGATCCTGTTAATTGCTCCAAAATCTGCGTTTGCCAACGATGGAGATTATTCAAGCTGCAGCACGCGGTTCAGATGCGGAAACATTGATACCGTTTACCCTTTCTGGGGATTGGAGCGACCGGAAGATTGTGGTTATCCGGGGTTCTGGCTGAACTGCAGCGGTAACCAGAGATCACAATCATGTCAGtaactattttttttgaaaggcaggAATTTAATTGCTGTATGAGTTTCAAGGAAGGAGACTAGCTTACAAAGAGCAGAGCCTTCGGAGGCTTGCATGAAAACGAGAGAGCCATGTCAGTAACTTACCAAGTCCTTAATATAGAAAGCAGAACAAGAAATCTTAGGCTTGCTACAGCTGATTATTCAGAAGACGTTTGTGTCCAATATCTCAGGAACACCACTTTGACTACAGGCGTTTTCGAGTACAATTCCAATACGCAGGATATGACGCTTTATTATGGCTGTCGGCCTCTTACAAATCTTCCATCTCTGCCTAGAGGACTCTCCAGTCAATGCGAGTGCGAGATAAATGGAACTGGAATCGTAGGATATTATGTAACAAGGAATATTACAGAGTCGTCCTTTGGCGAACTTGCCAATCTAATAAGCACTAATTTGGGATTTGTAACGACAGCGTCACCGTTCCAGTCCTGAAATCAGAAGTCCAGGCAGTGGAGGATAATCCAAATGCAGATAATCTGACAGAGGGGCTTAAAGTTGGTTTTGAGCTGCAGTGGTTTGCGAATGATTCTTTTTGTGACTTATGTGTAGACTCCTGTGGGCAGTGTGGGTACAACCACCACTCGAGTGAATCACTTTGTTACTGCTCAGGTGGATCTTATCTGAGCACCTGTCCACAAGGTACATCTCCTTTCTTCTTAGGCCTGTTTAAAATCACGTGTAGAGGGAATGTTTAACCATTTAAGACATAGGGTGTCAGTTTCCTGTGTTATTCACCAGCTTTTACTCACAGTTATTTCTGCCTTAATTTTGACCTTCTGAAGAACATCCTCGATTAGGATAATGTTCTTCTTTCATTCAACCAAACGATGAAGCGTTAGGTTGAAgaagttttgaagaaaaattttctgaaagaaaattgaagaagctTGAAGAACAGGGGAAATATATGGAAGAAACTGTATACCAGAGAATCAAAGGCAAACATAGCATAACGATtgcattttcatttatatactCTCCAAAATAATTGCAAGGTCCTTAGATTCAGCTTTAGAGGTGAGTCAGCTAAGCACAGTAAACAATATATCGTTTTCTGTGCACCAGCAACGGTAACAAGCTTGGAATAACAAACATGGCTGTTAAGCCTTTTAACAGAAACACCAAAACGATAGCACTAATGTGCgtacaaagaaaattagaagagCATGGCCTCAACGACACAAAGAGGTGTCGTATAACTTAAACCAAAGACAATCAAAACGGCTCATATACCTACCGTTTCACTGCAGCTAatacaaataagtaaaatgacATAATGACCAACGTTTTGACACTTAAAGCTTTGACAAATAGAATCAAACGGCACCGTATGAGAATCACTCTTATTCAACCTTCAGTTATCTGTTGGCTCCCGCCAAACCATCAACTAGATTTAGAATCACATCTTCAACATAGCCCCATGATTCTTAATATGGTGAACTCCCTAACATGATCTTAGGTACTCAAATCTTTCTTTTCCCAAGCTCTTAGTAAAAATATCAGCTATTTGCTCCTCTATGTTGCAGTGTTGAAGCTCAATCTCATTATCTTTCATAACCTCCCTCGAAGCATgatatttgacttttatatGCTTGGTCCTACCATGCTGTAGAGGGTTCTTTGCTATAGCAATAGCAATCACATTGTCAACATAAATAAGTGTACCTTTTTCTTGCTTAAAACCCAAATCAAGCTACACCTTTCTCAGCCGCATTGCATGATTGTTAACAGCAGCACAAGTAATGTATTTTGCTTCAATTGTAGACTGAGCCACCACTTGTCATTTCTCTGAATTTCAGGTAAAAATAGCATTACCAAACGAGAAATGGAAACCCCTGTAATCTTGGAATCATCAAGAGAACCAGCCTAATCAATGTTAGTATAACCAAGTAATTGATTGCTTTTCTACTTCAAGTACTTTAAGCCAAAATCTATAGTGCCTTTAACATACCTCAAAATCCTCTTTAACTGTTGTAAAGTGAGCTTCAGAGGGGTTTTGCATAAATTTGGACAGCAAGCAAGTATCAAACATGATATCAGGTCCTGTTGCAGACAAATACAGTAGAGAACCAATTATACTTTTGTAAGTTTGTCTATTTGCCGTGGCATAGCCATTTTCTGTACTGAACTTTGCACCAATGCAGAGAGGAGTACTGACAAGCTTACATGAACTCATATTAAACTTCTTTAATAGGTTTTTAGCATACCTTGTTTGATGCAAAACTACTTGATCAATAACCTAAACAACTTCCATCCCTAGAAAATATGTCATTAACCCCAGATCAGTCATTTTAAACACTTTCAtcatttaaaacttaaacTCAGTCAATGACTTTTCTTCAGGTCCAATGATCAGAAGGTCATCTACATATAAAGCAACAATGATTGACACTGCATCATTTGATCTCTTCACATAATGAGTCGAATCATTTGCACTTCTTTGAAACCCTTGGTCCTTGAAATGCTCATCAATTCTAGTATACCAAGCATCAAGAGCTTGTTTTAGTCCATACAAGGCCTTAATTGGCTTACAGACTTTGCCTTTTGACTCTTTTTGTTCATATCCCTGTAGTTGTTTAACATAAATGTCCTCTGAAAGATAACCATTTCGAAAGACTGATTTGATATCTAGGTGATATATTTTCCATCCTCCCTAGTTGACAAAGCAACCAGCATTCTAATGGTATCATGTCTTGCCACAGGTGCATAGATTTCCATATAATCAGCCGTACACACTTGAGTATACCACTTGACCACCAACCAtgctttatatttatttactgAACCATCAGGATTTACTTTTGCTCTGAAAATCCATTTTACTTTAATTACATTGTTGCCTGCAGGTTTGCCTACCAGAATCTAGGTTCCATTCTTGGTAATCATGTTTATTTCATCGTCCATGGCTAATTTCTAGTGTTTTTCAGAGTTAGCTTCAGTGAAATTTGCAGGCTCAAATATGGCCATATTGCATCTACTATAAACATCCTCTAGTGTTCTTGTACCTCTTACTGTCTTGCTTTCATCTTCAATATTTGATTAATCATCTATGTCAGTCTGTTCATGAATCAAGTTAAGTGCAACCACACTGTCTATCTTTTTGGCACAACCATTTTTTCAATTCTAACTCTAAGTTTCATCAAAGTTCACATCTCTACTTATGAAAATCTTCTTTGTTTCAATATTGTAAAGCCTATAGCCCTTGGAAAACTCACTATAGCCCATAAGCAGTGCTATGACTGATTTATACTTTGACCTTTTTTCATTAGGCACTTTGGCATAACACACACAGCCAAACGTTTTCAGATGTGTAACAGAAGGTTTAGGTTTAAACCACACTTCATAAGATGTTTTCTGCTTCAACACTCTTGTATAGGTTCTGTTGAGTATGCAATTAGTAGTGTTCTCTGCTTCTGCCCAGAATTCTTTTGGTAATTGCATCTGAGGTAGTAGACATCTTCCCATCTTTGGAAGGGttctattctttctttctgcCTTACCACTCTATCGTGGAGAATACGTGACAGTAAGCTGATGATGAACACCAAAAACAACCAGAAACTTTTCAAACTCTTATAAGGTATACTCTTTTCCATTATCATTTCTTAGGGTCTTGACCTTCAAACTTGTGAAGTTCTCAACTGATGCcttgaatttcaaaaaattcattaagttAGACTTTTacttcataaaataaatccaGCAATACCTGGAcaaatcatcaatgaataGTAAAAAGTACTTGCTACCACTCAAACAAGGGGTTTTCATGAGACCACAAATATCAATATGAACTAACTTTAGTTTGTTATTAGCTTTCCACTTGCTTTCCTTAGCAAaaggttttcttgtttgtttGCCAAACTGACGTCCTTTGCAAAGCTTATCTAGTTTGTGATATTAAGCAGACCTTCAACAAGTTCATTAGCAGCCATTTGTGACAATGAGTTATAATTCACATGCCCCAACCTTTTGTGCCATATTTCAGATGCATCTCTTTCACAATAAAGAGCTAAATGATCAGTTTTAGATAGATTAAAAAAGGTAACAATTATTCTTCATTTCAACTGTAAACAACTTAGCTTCATGTGAATCAAACACAATACATAACTTACCCTTGAACAACAACGCATGATTGCTATCTGTCAACTGACCAACACTTAGCAAATTTTGATTTGCCTCAGTTATATAGTGAACACTAGTTATATACTTAGTTCTTAATGCAATTTCTACAGCCATAATGCCAATtccaataattttcaagaagcTCCATTCCCAATTTTAACTTTAGAATTGAAGTTAGTATCAATGTCAGTGAACAAGGCTTTGTTACTTGTAAGATGATGTGAACAAGCACTATTTATCAACCAAATGCTTGTTTTTCCAGAATCATCACCCATCTGAGCCATAAATAGAACTTCTTCATTCTCTTCAGTTTGTTCTGCTACTGTAGCCTGATCTGCAGCTTCTGACTTTTTAGCCTTGCATACCTTCTTGACATTGGACTTATTCCAACAATACTTTGCTGTATGATTTCTCTTCTTATAGTTAGGGCAAGGAGGGTACTTATTTGCTGCTTTACCGTTCTTCCTTTCATTAGCTTTGTTTCCTTTTGCATCATTCTTCTTCGAGACATTTCCTCTGACTTTCAAGCCCTTAGTCTTAGCAACTAAGGCATTCTCAACTAAGTTTTCTCCTCTAAGTGTTTTTCTCTGCTCCTGAGCTAATAGAGCACTGATAAGCTCATTTACTGAGATCTTGGTCAGGTCTTTGGAGTCTTCCAGCGATAATATTTTTGCTTCAAATCTCTTTGGAATACTAACTACGATCTTGTTTACCACTATTTTTTCACTCATTTCTTTTCCCAATTGCCTGAGTTGATTTACCACCTTCAATGGCTTGTCTGTATAGTCCTAaatgttttcttcttctttcattcTCATTAACTCAAATTACTTGGACAGGTTCAACATCTGCATAGCCCTGGTCCTGGTCTGATCACTGCCTTTATACTTATTTGTATTAGCTGTAGTTGAAAAAGGGTGATTCTCATACAGTGCCTTTATACTTATTTTACctatttgtcattttactttacttttttacttatttaaaacaaaattttgaaaatattaagagcatttttatataatataaagtttataattaataataaattatataaaaatagaaagataATGTTGGGATTATTTTTGATAGAtgaggatatttttgaaacaaaaagaaaaattctcttgaaaaagaagagtgtctttaaaagaagagaggGAAAACTTTTCTCTAGAATTTTTCCTgaagctctttttttaaaaaaaaaaattatttttcaaaaaattaatttttttaaaagcttttcaaaatctttgtttGGTCCGGATTCTATTTTAAGAGATAGATAAACTGAAAAAAAGACACTAAATATAATTGCTAGATGAGTTGGATTTGTCTCAGGTCTCTTAGGATTAGTGAAACTCATGCATTTGGCACTagttatcaaaattttcaaaaagaaattacTTTTGCTTAACGTAAATCAAAATTCTCCATGGTTGATGTAGTCCCATCAGTTTGTCTTCCATATATGTATTGACTAACTTGACACTTTACAGCTTCAGCTGTTGACTTACTTCCATTCCCTTACAAGTTCCATCTCCACTTGTAAACCTGCTCATTTTGATCGAAATCTCTTCTTAAGAAACTTAGATTTCAATGGTATTAATTAGTACATCAATCTCATCATCAACTATGTTTTTCATATCCAAATCTCTTTCAAATCGTCTTAGGTTTATAATCTGAATTTTCAAAGAGACATCGTTTTCCTTGAAGTCAAAATTTTCTATAATTCATCATTGAAATCTTCCAAGTTTGGTGTTAAATTCTTCTGTCCCCACTACATGCTCCAACTTGTAGCTATGTTTCCCATAGCCATCCAGCTTACTGTGATCATGTCTGACTACGcatcatttctaaaattttaataaaaaataaaataagtataaaattattattattgttattgttattattattattataacgagtggttttttttttaagctagagtactttctaattttgaaatattcgAACTctaattttataagaaataaagtaaCTGAACCTTATTAACAATtcgaatatttttaaaaattactatccTAACTCTAATCCTAATACATACTCACTGTCTTATAATTACCTTAATTCGTTTAAAAACTcgattatgtaaaaaaattattaaaatactttttatggGCATCCAATTACCCGAACTCTAATCCGTATCTATATCTATATACAGTAATATTTCTcttatatatttcatataattcactaataattaaattaataaaaacacacaaataataaaatttaaatttaaataatcaaagacAAATATctcaaacataattaataattttataagttataatttttgtaatattaacacaaaacaaaaaaaaaatgtttatatttaaagtatatatagtaaaagtattttagtatatatatctataatatatataaaagtagaatgtttcaatttctttcaatttttttcaattgagtTTTCAATtgaatgacaagtgtcattcAAGTAGaactctttttcatttttttaacctttcattttctattgaattaattttttttacaccttatgtaaaaaataagttgtttttgacatttgaagggttttttttttttttttNNNNNNNNNNNNNNNNNNNNNNNNNNNNNNNNNNNNNNNNNNNNNNNNNNNNNNNNNNNNNNNNNNNNNNNNNNNNNNNNNNNNNNNNNNNNNNNNNNNNNNNNNNNNNNNNNNNNNNNNNNNNNNNNNNNNNNNNNNNNNNNNNNNNNNNNNNNNNNNNNNNNNNNNNNNNNNNNNNNNNNNNNNNNNNNNNNNNNNNNNNNNNNNNNNNNNNNNNNNNNNNNNNNNNNNNNNNNNNNNNNNNNNNNNNNNNNNNNNNNNNNNNNNNNNNNNNNNNNNNNNNNNNNNNNNNNNNNNNNNNNNNNNNNNNNNNNNNNNNNNNNNNNNNNNNNNNNNNNNNNNNNNNNNNNNNNNNNNNNNNNNNNNNNNNNNNNNNNNNNNNNNNNNNNNNNNNNNNNNNNNNNNNNNNNNNNNNNNNNNNNNNNNNNNNNNNNNNNNNNNNNNNNNNNNNNNNNNNNNNNNNNNNNNNNNNNNNNNNNNNNNNNNNNNNNNNNNNNNNNNNNNNNNNNNNNNNNNNNNNNNNNNNNNNNNNNNNNNNNNNNNNNNNNNNNNNNNNNNNNNNNNNNNNNNNNNNNNNNNNNNNNNNNNNNNNNNNNNNNNNNNNNNNNNNNNNNNNNaattaattttttttacaccttatgtcaaaaataaattgtttttgacatttgaagggttttttttttgtttttttacttttatttattttaataaaaaatacttaacAACAATAATTTCTAACTTTTAATGCTTGGAAgatagattcatttaatatttatcaattacaatttaatattattttttatctatattctcttattttgcGTGAACCTGAATTTATAGTATATAGATAtctcttttatacttaaatgtttaaatttcaataaatatccATCCAATTCATTATATAAAAGTAGAATAATTGATTGGATCAATTAATTGACATTTGTcattcttaattaaattaattttttttacaccttatgtcaaaattacattgcttttgacatttgaaggttttttttcttttttctttttatttattttagtaaaaaatgtttgaaaacaataatttctaatttttaatgcgtataaaatagattcatttaatatttatcaattataatttaatattatttttcgtctatattctctta is drawn from Theobroma cacao cultivar B97-61/B2 chromosome 4, Criollo_cocoa_genome_V2, whole genome shotgun sequence and contains these coding sequences:
- the LOC18602010 gene encoding protein ABHD17B is translated as MGGVTSSIAAKFAFFPPNPPSYKVVEDESFGGRLYIPEVPRRDDVDVLKLRTRRGNDIVAVHIKHPKASATLLYSHGNAADLGQMFELFVELCNRLRVNLMGYDYSGYGQSTGKPTECNTYADIDAAYKCLKEQYGVRDEQLILYGQSVGSGPTVDLASRLPNLRGVVLHSPILSGMRVLYPVKRTYWFDIYKNIDKIGVVNCQVLVIHGTADEVVDCSHGKQLWELCKHKYDPLWVSGGGHCNLELYPEFIRHLKKFVLSLNKSKAATNGSEKTMVNSDNQSKPSEIGTSDTFELGSDLPEVSRNSLDSRLEKSKKSNKPEKSRMSTDRVDRFRRKKGLVW